From one Acidibrevibacterium fodinaquatile genomic stretch:
- a CDS encoding purple acid phosphatase family protein, producing MNLTSKPLSRRQVLLGALPAGLALTVPARAAAPALPFVVIGDWGRRGADHQAEVGRQMGETAASIASRFVISVGDNFYENGVQSLDDTHWRQSFEAIYTAPALQTPWYVILGNHDYRGEIAPQLAYHSKSPRWRMPARYFSRTETLADGSAADLFFIDTSPFIRAYRGSAVRIDDQDPAAQLAWLDQALGASTAPWKIVIGHHPLYTALGGAHHDQPDLIAPLAPLLRRHHVPVYINGHDHSMQYVEMDGIAYVTTGAGSETYETGPANRPGFAAGAHGFLRAALRPEVLEIAFVTETGAIPFSRVIPRTPG from the coding sequence ATGAACCTGACCTCTAAGCCGCTTTCCCGCCGGCAAGTTCTGCTCGGCGCTTTGCCCGCCGGGCTCGCGCTCACCGTTCCGGCGCGAGCGGCGGCGCCGGCTTTGCCCTTCGTCGTCATCGGCGATTGGGGGCGACGTGGCGCCGATCACCAGGCGGAGGTCGGGCGTCAGATGGGCGAGACGGCAGCATCGATCGCGAGCCGCTTCGTGATTTCGGTCGGCGATAATTTTTATGAAAACGGGGTGCAAAGCCTCGACGATACCCATTGGCGGCAATCCTTCGAGGCGATCTATACCGCGCCGGCGCTGCAAACCCCCTGGTATGTCATTCTCGGCAACCATGATTATCGCGGCGAGATCGCACCACAGCTCGCCTATCACAGCAAAAGCCCGCGCTGGCGGATGCCGGCGCGCTATTTCTCGCGCACCGAGACCCTGGCGGATGGGAGTGCGGCGGATTTGTTCTTCATCGATACCAGCCCGTTCATTCGCGCCTATCGCGGCAGCGCGGTGCGGATCGACGACCAAGACCCGGCGGCCCAGCTTGCCTGGCTCGATCAGGCGCTCGGCGCGTCCACCGCGCCGTGGAAGATCGTCATCGGCCATCACCCGCTTTATACCGCGCTCGGCGGCGCGCATCACGACCAGCCGGATTTGATCGCGCCGCTCGCGCCGCTGCTGCGGCGGCATCACGTGCCGGTTTACATCAATGGCCATGACCATTCGATGCAATATGTCGAGATGGATGGTATCGCCTATGTCACCACTGGCGCCGGCTCGGAAACCTATGAGACCGGCCCCGCCAATCGCCCCGGCTTTGCCGCCGGTGCGCATGGTTTCCTCCGCGCCGCGCTGCGTCCGGAGGTGTTGGAGATCGCTTTCGTCACCGAAACCGGCGCGATCCCCTTTTCGCGCGTAATCCCGCGCACGCCGGGATGA
- a CDS encoding DMT family transporter, with amino-acid sequence MNPRLDGRAIAVMTLLCLIWGGQQVLVKLAIADGLPPALQAGLRSLFSTVLLLLWIGWREGAGGFWRLCRRDHTLIPGVIMALLFGGEFLLLYAGLTRTTASRAVLFLYTAPFFVALGVHFLVPGERLAARQGVGLVLAFAGVAIAFADGLRHAAAGGSVLGDLMVTLAAMTWAAVTVMVKAVKGLHRISAAKVLFYQLAGSIPILLGAALLKGEGGAIFHAGPIAYASLAYQSVIVAFASYLAWFWLIGLYPAGRLAAFSFLTPLFGMLAGIVVLHEPASVFLGLALMAVAAGLYLVNASPRPAARASGSYADG; translated from the coding sequence ATGAACCCCCGTCTCGACGGGCGAGCGATCGCTGTCATGACGCTGCTCTGCCTCATCTGGGGCGGCCAGCAGGTCTTGGTCAAGCTCGCCATCGCCGATGGGCTGCCGCCGGCGTTACAGGCTGGGCTCCGTTCGCTGTTCTCGACTGTGCTGCTGCTTCTTTGGATCGGCTGGCGGGAGGGCGCGGGCGGATTCTGGCGGCTTTGCCGCCGCGATCACACGCTCATCCCTGGTGTCATCATGGCGCTTTTGTTCGGTGGCGAGTTTCTCTTGCTCTATGCCGGCCTCACCCGCACCACCGCCTCGCGCGCGGTCTTGTTTCTTTATACCGCGCCGTTTTTCGTCGCCCTCGGCGTGCATTTTCTCGTGCCAGGGGAACGGCTCGCCGCGCGGCAAGGTGTCGGGCTGGTGCTCGCATTCGCGGGTGTGGCCATCGCTTTCGCCGATGGTCTGCGTCATGCCGCCGCCGGTGGCTCGGTGCTCGGCGATCTCATGGTGACGCTGGCGGCGATGACGTGGGCGGCGGTGACGGTGATGGTGAAGGCGGTAAAGGGGCTGCACCGGATCTCGGCCGCGAAAGTTTTGTTTTATCAGCTCGCCGGCTCGATTCCGATCCTGCTTGGCGCGGCGCTGCTCAAAGGCGAAGGGGGCGCGATTTTTCATGCCGGGCCGATCGCTTATGCCTCGCTCGCCTATCAATCGGTGATCGTCGCCTTCGCAAGCTACCTCGCCTGGTTCTGGCTGATCGGGCTTTACCCGGCGGGCCGTCTTGCCGCATTCTCGTTTCTCACGCCGCTCTTTGGCATGCTTGCCGGGATCGTGGTTCTCCATGAGCCGGCATCGGTTTTTCTCGGGCTTGCCTTGATGGCGGTGGCGGCGGGACTTTATCTCGTCAACGCCAGCCCGCGCCCGGCGGCGCGCGCTTCGGGGAGTTATGCCGATGGCTGA
- a CDS encoding 3-oxoacid CoA-transferase subunit B, whose product MADNSSAAFTPLDRVGMAARLARDVPEGWYVNLGIGIPTLVADHVPLDREVIFHSENGVLGMGPAPAPDKVDPWLINAGKQLVTLRTGGCFVHHADSFAMIRGGHLDLCVLGAYQVAANGDIANWATSENDTAPAVGGAMDLAVGAKRLWVVMEHQTKDGRPRLVNALSYPPTALGAVKRVYTNLAVLDVEARGFVVRDIVPGLSFAELQARSEAKLHLPS is encoded by the coding sequence ATGGCCGATAACAGCAGCGCCGCCTTTACCCCGCTCGACCGCGTCGGCATGGCCGCGCGGCTCGCGCGCGACGTGCCGGAGGGTTGGTATGTCAATCTCGGGATCGGCATCCCGACCCTGGTCGCCGATCATGTGCCGCTCGATCGCGAGGTGATTTTCCACTCCGAGAACGGCGTCCTTGGGATGGGGCCGGCGCCGGCGCCGGACAAAGTCGATCCCTGGCTGATCAATGCCGGGAAGCAATTGGTGACGCTGCGCACCGGCGGCTGCTTCGTCCACCATGCTGACAGTTTCGCGATGATCCGCGGCGGCCATCTCGATCTCTGTGTCCTCGGCGCCTATCAGGTGGCGGCCAACGGCGATATCGCGAATTGGGCGACGAGCGAGAACGACACCGCGCCGGCGGTCGGCGGCGCGATGGATCTCGCGGTCGGGGCGAAAAGATTGTGGGTGGTGATGGAGCATCAGACGAAAGACGGGCGTCCACGCCTCGTGAATGCGCTCAGCTATCCGCCGACGGCGCTCGGCGCGGTCAAGCGGGTCTATACCAATCTCGCGGTGCTCGATGTCGAGGCGCGCGGCTTCGTCGTCCGCGATATCGTGCCTGGGCTTTCCTTCGCCGAGTTGCAGGCGCGGAGCGAAGCCAAGCTTCATCTCCCTTCATGA
- the thiE gene encoding thiamine phosphate synthase, which produces MREAGARCRLYLITPPALDPGRFADDLAAALDAGDVAAVQLRLKPISDDALRRAIDVLRPVAQSRGVAFLLNDRPDLVRESGCDGAHVGADDMDVAAARRLLGPDLTLGASCYASRDRAMAAGEAGADYVAFGAFFPTITKEAPARAAPEILAWWAELMELPAVAIGGINAENCAPLVAAGADFLAVISAVWGHPAGPAAGVRALNAAITAAL; this is translated from the coding sequence ATGCGCGAGGCGGGGGCGCGCTGCCGGCTCTATCTGATCACGCCGCCGGCGCTCGATCCCGGGCGTTTCGCCGACGATCTCGCCGCCGCCCTCGACGCCGGCGATGTCGCCGCCGTGCAGTTGCGGCTCAAGCCGATCAGCGATGACGCGCTCCGGCGCGCAATCGACGTGCTTCGGCCGGTGGCACAGAGCCGTGGCGTTGCCTTTCTGCTCAATGATCGCCCCGATCTGGTGCGCGAGAGCGGTTGTGACGGCGCCCATGTCGGCGCCGACGACATGGATGTCGCGGCGGCGCGGCGCCTGCTCGGCCCCGATCTGACGCTCGGGGCCAGCTGCTATGCGAGCCGCGACCGCGCGATGGCGGCCGGCGAGGCGGGGGCGGATTACGTCGCGTTCGGCGCCTTTTTCCCGACCATAACCAAGGAAGCACCGGCCCGCGCCGCGCCCGAGATCCTCGCCTGGTGGGCGGAGCTGATGGAACTCCCGGCGGTCGCGATCGGCGGCATCAACGCCGAAAACTGCGCCCCCTTGGTCGCCGCCGGCGCCGATTTCCTCGCGGTGATCAGCGCCGTCTGGGGCCATCCCGCGGGCCCGGCGGCGGGCGTGCGGGCGCTCAACGCGGCGATCACCGCGGCACTCTGA
- a CDS encoding 3-oxoacid CoA-transferase subunit A, whose product MIDRIVKTMAEAMAGIEDGAVLLLGGFGSVGQPQALIDGLIEQGAKDLTVVANNAGSGGEGLAKLLALGRVRRIVCSYPRSPSSTVFEDLYKAGKIELELVPQGTLAERMRAAGAGVQAFFTPTSYGTKLAAGKETREINGRNCVLEYALFGDVALIEAWQADRWGNLTYRRSGRNFNPVMATAAKLTIAQAQHIVELGALDPEAVVTPGIFVDRVIHVPYGDPPI is encoded by the coding sequence ATGATTGACCGTATCGTCAAGACCATGGCGGAAGCGATGGCGGGGATCGAAGATGGCGCGGTGCTGCTGCTCGGCGGCTTCGGCAGCGTCGGCCAGCCGCAGGCGCTGATCGACGGGCTGATCGAGCAGGGGGCGAAAGACCTCACGGTCGTCGCCAATAACGCCGGCAGCGGCGGGGAAGGTTTGGCCAAGCTGCTTGCGCTCGGGCGGGTGCGGCGGATCGTTTGCTCCTATCCACGCAGCCCGAGTTCGACGGTATTCGAGGACCTCTACAAGGCCGGCAAAATCGAGCTGGAGCTGGTGCCGCAAGGCACGCTCGCCGAGCGGATGCGCGCCGCCGGCGCCGGCGTTCAAGCCTTTTTCACCCCGACTTCTTATGGCACCAAGCTTGCCGCCGGCAAGGAAACGCGCGAGATCAATGGCCGCAACTGCGTCCTCGAATACGCGCTCTTCGGCGATGTCGCGCTGATCGAGGCGTGGCAGGCCGACCGCTGGGGCAATCTCACCTATCGCCGCTCGGGGCGGAATTTCAACCCGGTGATGGCAACGGCGGCGAAGCTCACCATCGCCCAGGCGCAGCACATCGTCGAACTCGGTGCGCTCGACCCGGAGGCGGTGGTGACGCCGGGGATTTTCGTCGACCGCGTGATCCATGTGCCTTATGGCGACCCGCCGATCTGA
- a CDS encoding acyl-CoA dehydrogenase family protein, whose product MQTSPADDLNALDDEAFRHVVRRWVAENYPPEIRNPPKRLHWRENKVWYLKLAEKGWLAPGWPREYGGMGLSAGKQLIMIEEFERFGCARTNDHGVVMVGPLLIRYGSEAQKRSFLPKILSGEHIWCQGYSEPNAGSDLAALRTEAVLDGDHWVINGQKTWTTLATDANWIFLLARTDKAAKKQEGISFFLVPMDAPGVTVRPIINLELHDEFCETFFDNVRVPKENLVGEVNKGWTMAKALLGFERIFLGSPRQSAYALIRLKRLAEHVGCADDPLFRDRYTRLRLDLADHRALYETHVAKLRRGEALGADVSMLKVHQSELFQRITDAMMEIAGEEGGLLEPIEGNRDLHPAGLFIQARPTSIYGGTNEIQRNILAKNVLDLPG is encoded by the coding sequence ATGCAGACTTCTCCCGCCGACGATCTCAACGCCCTCGATGACGAGGCCTTCCGCCATGTCGTGCGGCGCTGGGTTGCGGAAAATTATCCGCCCGAGATCCGCAATCCGCCCAAGCGCCTCCATTGGCGCGAAAACAAGGTCTGGTATCTGAAACTCGCCGAGAAGGGCTGGCTCGCGCCGGGCTGGCCGCGCGAATATGGCGGCATGGGGCTCTCGGCCGGAAAGCAGCTCATCATGATCGAGGAGTTCGAGCGTTTCGGCTGCGCGCGCACCAATGATCACGGCGTGGTCATGGTCGGCCCGCTCCTCATCCGCTATGGTAGCGAGGCGCAAAAACGCAGCTTTCTTCCCAAAATCCTCAGCGGTGAGCATATCTGGTGCCAGGGCTATAGCGAGCCCAATGCCGGCTCCGATCTCGCCGCCTTGCGCACCGAAGCGGTTTTGGACGGCGATCATTGGGTGATCAACGGCCAAAAGACCTGGACCACGCTCGCGACCGACGCCAACTGGATTTTTCTCCTCGCCCGCACCGACAAAGCCGCGAAGAAGCAAGAAGGGATCAGCTTTTTTCTGGTGCCGATGGATGCGCCGGGCGTCACCGTCCGCCCGATCATCAATCTCGAACTGCATGACGAGTTTTGTGAGACGTTTTTCGACAATGTCCGGGTGCCGAAGGAAAATCTGGTCGGCGAGGTGAACAAAGGCTGGACGATGGCCAAGGCGCTGCTCGGCTTTGAGCGCATTTTCCTCGGCTCGCCCCGGCAATCGGCCTATGCCTTGATCCGCTTGAAGCGCCTTGCCGAACATGTCGGCTGCGCCGATGATCCGCTGTTCCGCGATCGCTACACCCGGCTTCGCCTCGATCTCGCCGATCATCGCGCGCTCTATGAAACGCATGTCGCGAAGCTCAGGCGCGGCGAGGCGCTGGGCGCCGATGTCTCGATGCTGAAAGTCCACCAGAGCGAATTGTTCCAGCGCATCACCGATGCCATGATGGAGATTGCCGGCGAGGAGGGCGGGCTTCTCGAGCCCATCGAGGGAAATCGTGATCTTCACCCCGCCGGGCTTTTCATCCAGGCGCGCCCGACCAGCATCTATGGCGGCACCAACGAAATCCAGCGCAATATCCTCGCCAAGAACGTGCTCGATCTGCCGGGCTGA
- a CDS encoding acyl-CoA dehydrogenase family protein has translation MSGNDATAESVRLIQDSAGAIAPRGGDFRRIRALRFSPLGFDRAVWSEICAMGWVGLLLPEDQGGAGLGMAEYCALAEALGAGLVPEPLIAAVLVAGFLPDPWRADQLAGKRLVLPAWQEAPGALLAPFSTSLADGALSGRKIFVPMANAADAFLVATNTGLALVPADGEGVSLVTAPTQDGGHFGTLTFEDSPAIALAGDFASALEAAALATSAYLLGVMDRVFALTLDYLRTREQFGRKIGSFQALQHRAADLKILLELTRASVASAAAVFDSHDDNAARACAVSRAKARATDAALRMTREAIQLHGGIAYTDEFDIGLFLRKAMVVAGQFGTSAWHRARYAALAPEDEE, from the coding sequence ATGAGCGGAAACGACGCAACCGCCGAAAGCGTGCGCCTGATCCAGGACAGCGCCGGCGCGATCGCCCCACGCGGCGGCGATTTCCGTCGCATCCGCGCGCTTCGCTTCTCCCCGCTTGGCTTCGATCGCGCGGTTTGGAGCGAAATCTGCGCGATGGGCTGGGTTGGTCTTTTGCTTCCCGAAGACCAAGGCGGCGCCGGGCTCGGGATGGCAGAATATTGCGCGCTCGCCGAGGCATTGGGCGCGGGGCTGGTGCCAGAGCCGTTGATCGCGGCGGTGCTTGTCGCGGGGTTTCTGCCCGACCCCTGGCGCGCCGATCAGCTCGCCGGCAAGCGCCTGGTGCTGCCGGCCTGGCAGGAGGCGCCAGGCGCACTGCTCGCGCCGTTTTCGACCAGTCTTGCCGATGGCGCGCTCTCCGGGCGCAAGATCTTCGTGCCGATGGCAAACGCCGCCGACGCTTTCCTGGTCGCCACCAATACCGGGCTCGCGCTGGTTCCAGCGGATGGCGAGGGGGTCTCACTGGTAACCGCGCCGACCCAGGATGGCGGGCATTTCGGCACCCTGACGTTCGAGGATAGCCCGGCGATCGCCCTCGCCGGTGATTTCGCCTCTGCCCTCGAGGCGGCGGCTTTGGCGACCAGCGCCTATCTCCTCGGCGTGATGGATCGGGTGTTTGCGCTCACCCTCGATTATCTCCGCACGCGCGAGCAATTCGGCCGTAAGATCGGCAGCTTTCAGGCTTTGCAGCACCGCGCCGCCGATCTCAAAATCCTGCTCGAGCTGACCCGTGCCTCGGTCGCTTCAGCGGCGGCGGTGTTTGACAGCCATGATGATAACGCCGCGCGCGCCTGCGCAGTGTCGCGGGCGAAGGCACGTGCAACCGACGCCGCGCTGCGGATGACCCGCGAGGCGATCCAGCTCCATGGCGGCATCGCCTATACCGATGAGTTCGATATCGGCCTCTTTCTGCGCAAAGCGATGGTGGTCGCCGGACAATTCGGCACCAGCGCCTGGCACCGCGCGCGTTACGCAGCACTCGCGCCCGAAGATGAGGAGTAA
- a CDS encoding L-2-amino-thiazoline-4-carboxylic acid hydrolase produces MAEMSILARRRIEATFAKGVFAEMAREFGEAAAKRVLARAVIAMAKDAAREFAQAAPAGADLAHFRAIQSLWRAEDALTIEELPAKADEFHFNVTQCRYAEMYRDLGLGELGGILSCQRDAAFCEGYHPALALTRTQTLMEGASHCDFRYRWVGGAARPQGESGG; encoded by the coding sequence ATGGCTGAGATGTCCATTCTGGCGCGACGGCGGATCGAGGCGACCTTCGCCAAGGGCGTGTTCGCTGAAATGGCGCGTGAATTTGGCGAAGCGGCGGCAAAGCGCGTTCTCGCGCGCGCCGTCATCGCCATGGCCAAGGACGCAGCGCGCGAGTTCGCCCAAGCAGCACCGGCGGGGGCCGATCTCGCCCATTTCCGCGCGATCCAGTCGCTCTGGCGCGCCGAGGACGCGCTCACCATCGAGGAACTTCCCGCCAAGGCGGACGAATTTCATTTTAATGTCACGCAATGCCGTTATGCCGAGATGTATAGAGATCTCGGCCTTGGTGAGCTTGGCGGCATTCTCTCCTGCCAGCGTGACGCAGCGTTTTGCGAAGGCTACCATCCGGCGCTTGCGCTCACGCGAACGCAAACCCTCATGGAGGGGGCCTCGCATTGCGATTTCCGCTATCGCTGGGTGGGAGGGGCTGCGCGGCCGCAGGGCGAGTCTGGAGGATGA
- a CDS encoding transposase: protein MHDAGIEPVIPSKANRKAPRSYDQDLHKARSPIEIFFCKLKQFRAIATRYGKTARNFLAATHFAAAVIWLN from the coding sequence TTGCACGACGCCGGAATAGAACCCGTCATTCCATCAAAGGCCAACCGCAAAGCGCCGCGCTCCTATGACCAAGACCTCCACAAAGCCCGCAGCCCGATCGAAATTTTCTTCTGCAAGCTCAAGCAGTTTCGCGCTATCGCCACGCGTTACGGCAAAACCGCCCGGAATTTCCTCGCCGCCACCCACTTCGCCGCCGCCGTCATCTGGCTCAATTGA